One region of Candidatus Saccharibacteria bacterium genomic DNA includes:
- a CDS encoding PEGA domain-containing protein — translation MDFLDPRKERLNRIVLIASYGLIAVAIALTSWMLLYQTDGYCLGRDGKVDRCGLVFVSSQPDGATVHIDDKVQKFTTNGKVNLKSGTYNIRLSRSGYHDWSRSVTVAGGDVQRFDYPLLYPVNLKSKSIATLGSSASFVTQSPNRRWVVVAEIAQPAQLKVFDLRNSEQPSSVTIQLPTTVISSSESVQSWNVVEWSSDGRHILTQRSYTAAGTQAQEYLLLDRQDGTAARNITKELSLAPAEQVRLFDKKQNLFYVYNTETKVLRTLALNGSPPATLQLQRVLAYKTYEDNTILYVTDTPLGSQATPGFVWVVLQQGTRSGVLKRLPTASRYLLDIAQYDGKWYVVLGSDASKGVYTYLNPLDAVLAKASDMPAPFRFLKLPSPQYVSFSANAQFILVGNGLRHTVYDLEYQAVYHYIKTAPFDASQAQAVWMDGHRLTYISDGKVVAYDYDNLNEHVLHAALPQYGVFFAPDFEHSYAVTQVAGELPKLTQTALIVP, via the coding sequence ATGGATTTTCTTGATCCCAGAAAGGAACGGCTAAATCGTATTGTGCTCATTGCGAGCTACGGTCTTATTGCCGTTGCTATTGCCCTCACAAGCTGGATGTTGCTGTATCAAACCGACGGATATTGTTTGGGTCGAGATGGCAAGGTCGATCGGTGTGGTCTTGTGTTTGTTTCGAGTCAACCAGATGGCGCAACGGTGCATATTGACGATAAAGTGCAAAAATTTACCACAAATGGCAAGGTAAATCTAAAGAGTGGAACATATAACATCCGGTTGAGCCGCTCTGGCTATCACGACTGGAGCCGAAGCGTGACTGTGGCGGGCGGCGATGTCCAGAGGTTTGATTACCCGCTACTCTATCCTGTGAACCTCAAGTCGAAATCGATTGCGACCTTGGGCAGCTCGGCATCTTTTGTGACGCAGAGCCCAAATCGTCGTTGGGTGGTGGTTGCTGAGATTGCACAACCAGCTCAACTGAAAGTATTTGACCTACGAAATTCAGAACAACCAAGCAGCGTGACGATCCAGCTGCCGACAACGGTGATAAGCTCGTCCGAGTCAGTGCAATCTTGGAATGTCGTGGAATGGTCCAGCGACGGGCGGCACATTTTGACGCAGAGGTCTTACACGGCCGCGGGTACTCAGGCACAGGAATATCTCCTACTTGATCGCCAGGACGGCACTGCAGCAAGGAATATCACCAAGGAGTTGAGTCTGGCACCTGCTGAGCAAGTGCGGCTTTTTGATAAGAAGCAGAATCTATTTTATGTATATAACACCGAAACAAAGGTTTTGCGGACGCTTGCGCTGAACGGTAGTCCTCCCGCGACACTACAACTGCAACGGGTGCTGGCGTATAAAACCTATGAAGACAACACTATTTTATACGTGACCGACACGCCGCTGGGGAGCCAAGCGACACCGGGTTTTGTTTGGGTTGTTTTGCAACAAGGTACGCGTAGCGGTGTGCTGAAGCGTTTGCCGACTGCGAGCCGGTACTTACTTGATATTGCCCAGTACGACGGTAAATGGTACGTTGTTCTAGGCTCAGACGCATCAAAAGGTGTATATACGTACCTTAATCCACTTGACGCTGTGCTTGCAAAAGCATCAGATATGCCAGCTCCGTTTCGTTTTTTGAAGCTACCTTCCCCGCAGTATGTATCTTTTTCGGCAAATGCACAGTTTATTTTGGTTGGAAACGGCTTGAGACACACCGTGTATGACCTGGAGTACCAGGCAGTTTACCACTATATAAAAACTGCCCCCTTTGACGCATCTCAGGCACAAGCTGTGTGGATGGATGGTCATAGACTGACATACATCTCCGATGGAAAAGTTGTGGCATATGATTACGATAATCTTAACGAGCATGTGTTGCACGCGGCGCTCCCGCAGTACGGTGTGTTTTTTGCTCCTGACTTTGAGCATAGCTACGCGGTAACTCAGGTCGCAGGTGAACTGCCAAAACTGACACAGACTGCTCTAATCGTACCTTAG
- the xth gene encoding exodeoxyribonuclease III, whose protein sequence is MKLYSWNVNGIRAVLSKGLLQKFVQEHDPDVLCLQETKAERGQFVFDFPQYEEHFFSAVKKGYSGTAVLSKVKPIRCVDGFPGEIIKQYNVTGDSYGDSNAEGRIIAAEYPNFWVVTCYTPNSKGDLSRLSLRYEHWDKACLAYLQQLKQTKPVLYCGDMNVAHQEIDLANPKPNVGKHGFTDEERAGFQAFLDAGFIDTFRSANPDKTDAYTWWTHWADARTRNVGWRIDYWLASADIANQVKNSQIHPDVMGSDHCPISIEI, encoded by the coding sequence ATGAAACTCTATAGCTGGAATGTTAACGGTATACGGGCGGTGCTCTCAAAAGGCCTTTTGCAGAAGTTCGTGCAAGAGCACGATCCTGACGTCTTGTGTTTACAGGAGACCAAAGCCGAGCGAGGACAATTTGTGTTCGATTTTCCGCAGTATGAAGAACACTTTTTTAGCGCGGTAAAGAAAGGCTACAGTGGCACGGCGGTACTATCCAAAGTGAAACCTATCAGATGTGTAGATGGCTTCCCGGGTGAAATCATCAAACAATACAACGTTACGGGCGATAGCTACGGTGACTCGAACGCAGAAGGTAGAATTATTGCCGCCGAATACCCAAATTTCTGGGTTGTGACGTGCTACACGCCAAACAGCAAAGGCGACCTTAGCCGGCTCAGCCTCCGCTACGAACACTGGGACAAGGCCTGTCTTGCATATCTACAGCAGCTGAAACAAACAAAGCCGGTTTTGTACTGCGGGGACATGAATGTGGCACACCAGGAAATTGACCTTGCAAACCCTAAGCCGAATGTTGGTAAACACGGGTTTACAGATGAAGAACGTGCCGGTTTCCAAGCATTTCTAGACGCCGGGTTTATCGATACCTTCCGCAGCGCTAACCCAGATAAAACTGACGCCTACACTTGGTGGACGCACTGGGCCGATGCCCGCACCCGCAACGTAGGCTGGCGCATAGATTACTGGCTTGCCTCAGCCGATATTGCAAACCAGGTTAAAAACTCGCAGATTCACCCCGATGTAATGGGGAGCGATCACTGCCCAATATCCATTGAAATTTAG
- a CDS encoding ABC transporter ATP-binding protein produces MSLIELKDVSKLYGFGDATSVALDEVSLTIEKGECVAVMGPSGSGKSTLMNMIGLLDHPTHGDYFFSGKRVSRLSTNRRARIRRDKIGFIFQSFNLLGRLTALENVALPLLYRGLSTSKRNHAARSLLERVGLNDRCYYYPRQLSGGQTQCVAIARALVNQPEIIIADEPTGNLDSESSRLVMELLGEIHKSGNTIIFVTHNPELTRYATRVVYMQDGLIKHDEQTKLGEVGRYVAQFMYKVPVASEEDDLAGVSVLMKIRPGETGSDKKTKKLPQKRASKRRSKRETKQKAST; encoded by the coding sequence ATGTCTCTTATAGAACTTAAAGACGTTAGCAAGCTGTATGGCTTTGGCGACGCTACAAGTGTGGCGCTCGACGAGGTCAGTTTGACTATCGAAAAAGGCGAATGTGTAGCTGTTATGGGTCCTAGCGGCAGCGGTAAGAGCACACTTATGAACATGATTGGACTGCTTGATCATCCGACCCACGGCGACTACTTTTTTTCTGGTAAGCGTGTCAGCCGGCTTTCGACAAATCGGCGAGCACGAATTCGCCGTGACAAGATTGGATTTATTTTTCAGTCGTTTAACCTGCTAGGGCGATTAACCGCCCTCGAAAATGTTGCACTTCCCTTGCTTTACCGTGGTCTCAGTACATCAAAGCGTAACCATGCTGCCCGCTCATTACTTGAACGTGTTGGCTTAAATGACCGCTGCTACTACTACCCGAGGCAATTGTCTGGTGGCCAAACACAGTGTGTTGCAATAGCGAGGGCGTTAGTAAACCAACCAGAAATCATTATTGCAGATGAACCGACGGGTAACCTTGATTCTGAAAGCTCTCGTCTTGTGATGGAACTTTTGGGTGAAATTCACAAATCGGGTAACACTATTATTTTTGTGACGCATAACCCTGAGCTCACCCGTTACGCAACTCGGGTTGTGTACATGCAGGACGGGCTTATTAAACACGATGAGCAAACAAAACTTGGCGAAGTAGGCCGCTACGTGGCACAGTTTATGTACAAAGTGCCAGTTGCAAGCGAAGAAGATGATTTGGCGGGAGTGTCGGTGCTTATGAAAATACGCCCTGGAGAAACTGGGTCAGATAAAAAAACCAAAAAATTGCCACAGAAGCGGGCTTCTAAGCGACGCAGTAAACGTGAGACGAAACAAAAGGCATCGACATGA
- the pyrH gene encoding UMP kinase translates to MYKRILLKLSGEQLQGDKDGGFDAERAKWIAGQIKPVIEAGTQVAIIVGGGNYARGAQLMGNGIVDVTAHNVGMLATVINAVTLADVFNADGLETRALSNIEINQIVDSYTFRRAVTHLEKNRVVIIGGGTGRPFVTTDTAAVNLALELKCDAIVKTTKVDGVYNKDPMKFPDAVKYDHISYDEALANGDIQVMDKAALGMALEDKKTLIICDLLTEGNIARAAAGESVGTIIR, encoded by the coding sequence ATGTATAAACGAATTTTACTTAAACTTTCTGGGGAACAATTACAAGGCGATAAAGACGGCGGTTTTGACGCTGAGCGGGCAAAGTGGATTGCCGGACAGATAAAACCAGTCATAGAAGCGGGTACGCAGGTGGCGATAATAGTTGGCGGTGGCAATTACGCACGCGGCGCACAGCTTATGGGCAATGGTATCGTTGATGTGACCGCGCACAATGTCGGCATGCTTGCAACCGTAATAAATGCAGTAACACTGGCTGACGTCTTTAACGCTGACGGTCTAGAAACTCGGGCGCTGAGCAACATTGAAATCAATCAAATTGTTGATAGTTATACTTTCCGCCGTGCGGTAACCCATCTTGAAAAAAATAGGGTTGTTATAATTGGAGGCGGTACGGGTCGTCCTTTTGTTACCACTGACACGGCGGCTGTAAATCTTGCATTGGAATTGAAGTGCGATGCAATTGTTAAAACAACAAAAGTCGACGGCGTGTACAACAAAGACCCAATGAAATTCCCTGACGCAGTAAAGTACGACCATATCAGCTATGACGAAGCGTTAGCCAACGGCGATATCCAGGTTATGGACAAGGCAGCATTGGGAATGGCACTTGAAGATAAAAAGACACTCATCATCTGTGACTTACTCACAGAAGGCAATATTGCCCGCGCCGCTGCCGGCGAATCGGTCGGAACCATCATTCGCTAA
- a CDS encoding sortase, with product MSTHPIFPDNPLRPEPADSAAVELIRQKVSRAYGQEPSASEELVKAKHDRAPSKHQLFMKQLAEAGKNLAEVQTEWHHYYTQLPDDEKREVWDEFYAANEYTPYQKLFQKQQPVQSRAQIEPRVINAAQTPYVPDQNATALNGVMVGDLSTPRTVLPPKTKRKKRKSGAAKKTGELIRKTKVGRRVADSRTAEKTRHIKQKIQQKVSAGGRLEARHHIQSLLFGLGVGAIMLLFLLFGFFNEYIITPFIQPSSKVSSMPIIVSNISADQAANPTVIVPKINIQIPIDFNLTTTDESTIQSSLENGIVHYSSTVKPGQNGNGAYFGHSSQNLLNSGKYKFAFVRLRELTTGDIFYVTYQGKVYGYQVFAKEIVPPSQVSVLGDTKGEQATAVLITCDPPGFSTNRLVVWGKQISPNVASNTTPGTLPAVPEPVQITSNGPTLWTRMWRSIEFWR from the coding sequence ATGAGCACACACCCAATTTTTCCTGACAACCCCCTCCGACCTGAACCGGCCGACAGCGCTGCCGTGGAGCTCATACGGCAAAAGGTTTCCCGCGCATATGGCCAAGAGCCGTCAGCGAGCGAAGAACTAGTTAAAGCAAAGCATGATCGGGCTCCAAGCAAACACCAGCTTTTTATGAAACAGCTCGCCGAGGCAGGAAAAAATCTTGCCGAAGTGCAGACAGAGTGGCATCACTACTATACACAGCTACCAGATGACGAAAAACGTGAGGTATGGGATGAATTTTATGCCGCAAACGAGTATACACCGTACCAAAAGCTATTCCAGAAGCAACAACCAGTTCAATCGCGCGCACAAATAGAGCCCCGCGTCATTAATGCCGCCCAGACTCCGTACGTGCCTGACCAGAACGCAACTGCCCTGAACGGCGTAATGGTGGGGGATCTTTCCACCCCCAGAACAGTGTTGCCCCCAAAAACGAAAAGAAAAAAACGAAAGTCTGGTGCCGCTAAAAAAACTGGTGAGCTCATTCGCAAAACCAAAGTAGGTCGCCGAGTTGCCGACTCACGGACAGCGGAAAAAACACGACACATAAAGCAGAAGATTCAACAGAAAGTGAGTGCAGGGGGCAGACTAGAGGCACGCCACCACATTCAGTCACTCCTATTCGGTCTGGGTGTTGGAGCTATCATGCTTTTATTTCTGTTGTTTGGTTTTTTTAACGAGTACATCATCACGCCGTTTATCCAGCCGAGCAGTAAAGTCAGTAGCATGCCCATAATTGTCAGCAACATATCCGCCGACCAAGCCGCGAATCCAACAGTAATTGTACCGAAAATAAATATTCAAATCCCGATAGACTTCAACCTCACTACCACTGACGAATCGACAATACAGAGTTCTCTGGAAAACGGCATCGTGCACTATTCCAGCACCGTAAAACCCGGTCAAAACGGCAACGGTGCATACTTTGGACATTCAAGCCAGAACCTTTTAAACAGCGGCAAGTACAAATTTGCGTTTGTACGACTCCGTGAGCTTACCACTGGTGATATTTTTTACGTAACCTACCAAGGAAAAGTATACGGCTACCAAGTATTTGCAAAAGAAATCGTTCCGCCTTCACAAGTAAGTGTTCTAGGCGACACTAAGGGAGAACAAGCGACGGCAGTTCTTATTACGTGCGATCCGCCTGGTTTCAGTACTAACCGACTAGTTGTTTGGGGCAAGCAAATTAGCCCGAACGTAGCCTCCAACACTACACCAGGCACTTTGCCCGCTGTACCAGAGCCCGTGCAAATCACAAGCAATGGCCCCACGCTCTGGACTCGTATGTGGCGAAGTATTGAGTTTTGGCGGTAG
- a CDS encoding HAD family phosphatase — translation MSKQCHEADTSEVHASSSWLFSSTTTNEVFQRHGERRITGAKRAKDEITSGVGGSADKQASRHELRKFAVFDIDGTLIRWQLYHAVVHKLGKVGQLGPGDFEAINAARMEWKNRHDTEGFHIYENEVVERLKTALPHIDPAVYDQVAEEVFDEYKDQTFTYTRNLVTELKTKGYLLFAISGSPQEVIELLAKHHGFDDAISGTFERLNGQFTGKYATPIFNKKSALDSLIEKHGATYDESYAVGDSASDISLLEAVTHPIAFSPDQNLYRAAKKRNWPIIVERKNVVYEL, via the coding sequence ATGAGTAAACAGTGCCACGAAGCTGACACAAGCGAGGTTCATGCTTCGAGCTCATGGCTGTTTTCTAGCACAACGACTAACGAAGTCTTTCAAAGGCACGGCGAGAGAAGAATCACCGGTGCAAAACGTGCAAAAGACGAAATAACTAGCGGAGTTGGCGGCTCGGCTGACAAGCAGGCAAGCCGACATGAACTTCGAAAGTTTGCAGTGTTTGACATAGACGGCACACTCATCCGATGGCAGCTGTACCATGCTGTGGTACACAAACTTGGGAAGGTGGGGCAACTTGGACCGGGTGATTTTGAGGCAATCAATGCCGCCCGCATGGAGTGGAAAAACCGCCACGACACCGAAGGGTTTCACATTTATGAGAACGAGGTTGTTGAACGGCTCAAAACCGCGCTGCCGCATATTGACCCAGCAGTGTATGACCAAGTAGCAGAGGAGGTATTTGACGAATACAAAGACCAGACCTTCACGTACACACGCAACCTAGTGACTGAGCTAAAAACAAAGGGATATTTACTTTTCGCAATCAGCGGCTCACCCCAGGAAGTCATTGAACTGCTGGCAAAACATCATGGCTTCGATGATGCCATAAGTGGAACGTTTGAACGGCTAAACGGACAGTTCACAGGTAAATATGCAACGCCTATATTTAATAAAAAATCCGCCCTCGATTCACTCATCGAGAAACACGGTGCGACGTACGATGAAAGCTACGCGGTTGGCGATAGTGCCAGCGATATTTCGCTCCTTGAAGCCGTAACGCACCCCATCGCTTTCAGCCCGGACCAAAACCTTTACCGAGCGGCTAAAAAACGCAACTGGCCGATCATAGTCGAGCGCAAAAACGTCGTCTACGAACTATGA
- a CDS encoding alpha/beta fold hydrolase, with translation MTPDKHTIAEHMLEVGHEHTLYIQDWGNKKAKTPIFFLHGGPGAQCKNKHKLPFDPVTQRVIFHDQRGSGKSTPLGRWHHNNTQELAADITKIADYLKIDQFIITGGSWGSTLALYYSICEPRRVKGIVIDGVFTGSQAEIDWVDKGLFRAHFPDAWEHYLAATPKKYWGDPSAYHIAQALGTDEAATKKSAHAYEELERSIMSLDDNFLPSNPEDFEPEGMLIEMRYLRNRCFLPDRFILKNAGKLKMPLYIIQGRYDFVCPPQTAYELSKIAPIAHLTWVINGHKGEHEVVSVKRLIYRHLTEGK, from the coding sequence ATGACCCCAGACAAGCATACAATCGCAGAACACATGCTCGAGGTCGGCCACGAACACACCTTGTACATTCAGGACTGGGGCAATAAAAAGGCAAAAACTCCGATATTCTTCCTTCACGGAGGCCCAGGCGCGCAGTGCAAAAACAAACACAAATTGCCATTTGACCCTGTCACGCAGCGCGTGATTTTCCACGACCAGCGGGGCAGCGGTAAAAGCACACCGCTCGGACGCTGGCACCACAACAATACCCAGGAGCTGGCCGCAGATATTACCAAAATTGCCGACTACCTGAAAATTGATCAATTCATTATTACGGGCGGATCATGGGGAAGCACGCTCGCACTCTACTATTCCATCTGCGAACCACGCCGAGTCAAAGGTATTGTCATTGACGGCGTATTCACCGGCTCGCAGGCCGAAATAGATTGGGTAGACAAAGGTTTGTTTCGGGCTCATTTTCCCGATGCTTGGGAGCACTACCTAGCCGCAACACCCAAAAAATACTGGGGTGACCCAAGCGCGTACCACATAGCACAGGCACTCGGTACAGACGAGGCAGCGACCAAAAAATCTGCACATGCTTACGAGGAGCTTGAACGCAGTATTATGAGTTTGGATGATAATTTTTTGCCATCAAATCCTGAAGATTTTGAACCCGAGGGAATGTTAATCGAAATGCGGTATTTGAGAAACCGCTGTTTCTTGCCCGATAGGTTCATCCTGAAAAACGCCGGCAAACTCAAGATGCCGCTATACATTATCCAAGGCCGTTACGACTTTGTTTGCCCACCGCAAACAGCATATGAACTCAGCAAAATCGCTCCAATTGCTCATCTTACCTGGGTAATTAATGGACATAAGGGGGAACATGAAGTTGTCTCCGTTAAACGGCTTATCTACAGGCACTTGACCGAAGGAAAATAA
- a CDS encoding HD domain-containing protein: MKRDVDFLYELGAIRLIDRQWRRFHSQNFANLADHHFRVAWIALVIAAREGGKLDTGKLVKMALVHDIAESRTGDVDYLSRQYVTKDEAGAAKDMMDDTSIGEEFLSLLEEYEKRDCLEAKIVKDADNLDVDMELCEQAMQGNALRKTWQFNRRLVADTKLYTKTARHMWDEIQSTDPDHWHAGSPKNRVNGGDWKPPDKKSAEK, translated from the coding sequence ATGAAACGGGATGTGGACTTTTTATATGAGCTGGGGGCTATTCGCCTTATAGATCGGCAGTGGCGGCGTTTTCATAGCCAGAATTTTGCAAACCTCGCTGACCATCACTTCCGGGTCGCTTGGATTGCGCTCGTCATCGCCGCCCGCGAAGGTGGCAAACTAGACACCGGCAAGCTTGTCAAAATGGCACTCGTCCACGACATAGCCGAAAGCCGTACAGGGGATGTCGACTATTTATCGAGGCAATACGTTACAAAGGACGAGGCAGGCGCAGCCAAAGATATGATGGATGACACGAGCATCGGCGAAGAGTTTTTAAGCCTACTCGAAGAATATGAGAAGCGAGATTGTCTGGAAGCGAAAATTGTGAAAGACGCCGATAACCTAGATGTCGACATGGAACTTTGCGAGCAAGCAATGCAGGGCAATGCTCTTCGTAAGACTTGGCAGTTCAATCGTCGACTTGTGGCCGATACAAAATTGTACACCAAAACCGCCCGACACATGTGGGACGAAATTCAGTCTACCGACCCCGACCACTGGCACGCCGGCTCTCCCAAAAACCGCGTCAACGGCGGCGACTGGAAGCCACCCGACAAGAAGTCAGCAGAGAAGTAG
- a CDS encoding NUDIX hydrolase, producing MLELHRLQVKVLREMALHPSRRFSDMMAVTGLTSDDFKFHLRKLVKLDLVAKNEEGLYELTPEGKELANRFDYAERAPIRQPKLTTATILSRANANTGQTEYLFHQRLRQPFYWYWGVIGQPVRWGETFEDAARHGLKEQTGLDVPVQFIGFYRQRDYEENTDELLEDKLFVIFKADSEGKETQNWPLANAEWMTASKYAEQKKKFKSCVDMLNIVENGQSSFKDNTSFYPQEQY from the coding sequence ATGCTAGAGCTGCACAGATTACAAGTGAAAGTATTGCGAGAAATGGCGCTACACCCATCACGACGTTTTTCGGACATGATGGCGGTAACGGGACTGACGAGCGATGACTTTAAGTTTCATCTGCGCAAGCTTGTGAAGCTAGATTTGGTTGCCAAGAACGAAGAAGGCTTGTACGAGCTAACGCCTGAGGGAAAAGAGCTAGCCAATCGGTTTGACTACGCGGAACGGGCACCGATTCGACAGCCGAAACTAACCACCGCAACTATACTATCCAGAGCTAATGCCAACACAGGCCAAACTGAATATCTGTTTCATCAGCGCCTTCGGCAGCCATTTTATTGGTACTGGGGTGTTATCGGCCAGCCGGTGAGGTGGGGCGAGACATTTGAAGATGCGGCACGGCACGGCTTGAAGGAGCAGACAGGGCTGGATGTGCCTGTACAATTCATAGGATTTTACCGGCAGCGTGACTATGAGGAAAATACTGATGAGCTTCTGGAAGACAAATTGTTCGTGATATTCAAAGCTGATTCTGAGGGTAAGGAAACACAAAACTGGCCACTCGCAAACGCAGAGTGGATGACGGCAAGTAAGTATGCTGAGCAAAAGAAGAAATTCAAATCGTGTGTCGATATGCTCAACATCGTCGAAAATGGTCAGAGTAGTTTCAAGGACAACACCAGTTTTTACCCACAAGAACAATATTAG
- a CDS encoding ABC transporter permease → MTSIRKGYLGLALQSLRASRMRSFMTMLGIVIGVMSVIVIVGVGEGVKDQIADQSARYGKDVLIVRPDTGSGLGGSFTGVATSLLEPADAETLRRSPSVQQVVPLSTLRGAIKADKSVQSPLVIATSPELASLVHQKMEFGGFFTASDGERVAVLGKTVAAQLFADVAPLGQQLTFRGQQFTVAGVFSSFTAAPFSLEANYNEAVFIPYAAAQSLLGSPPRMNQLFVQAKPGVSTQVLATELQKTISDSHGGTDDVAVLSPGSKRGGVEPTLQLLTLMTVCMAIVALVVGGAGIMNMMLVSVTERIHEIGLRKAIGATNKQILRQFMTEAFALCIVGAVVGVVASLAAIGLLRMYTSLSPAIVWPVVVAAPLIALATGVLFGAIPAIKAARMDPIEALRHE, encoded by the coding sequence ATGACCAGTATACGTAAAGGTTACCTTGGTCTTGCGCTTCAAAGTCTGCGGGCTTCTCGTATGAGAAGTTTCATGACCATGCTCGGAATAGTTATTGGAGTTATGTCGGTGATAGTGATTGTCGGGGTTGGAGAAGGAGTGAAAGATCAGATTGCCGATCAGTCGGCACGTTATGGCAAAGATGTTCTCATCGTTCGGCCAGACACAGGAAGCGGTCTCGGCGGAAGCTTCACTGGCGTGGCAACTAGTTTGCTCGAACCCGCCGACGCAGAAACACTTCGGCGTTCTCCGAGCGTACAGCAAGTCGTTCCACTCAGTACACTCAGGGGGGCAATAAAAGCAGATAAAAGCGTACAGAGTCCGCTAGTCATTGCAACGAGCCCTGAATTGGCTAGCTTAGTGCATCAAAAAATGGAGTTCGGTGGCTTCTTTACAGCAAGTGATGGAGAACGGGTAGCGGTGCTTGGGAAAACGGTGGCGGCACAGCTTTTTGCAGATGTCGCACCGCTTGGGCAGCAACTCACCTTTCGCGGCCAACAGTTTACCGTAGCCGGTGTGTTTAGTTCGTTTACGGCAGCGCCATTTTCGCTTGAAGCAAACTACAACGAAGCAGTCTTTATCCCTTATGCGGCAGCCCAATCTTTATTGGGGTCTCCGCCCCGCATGAATCAGCTTTTTGTCCAAGCAAAACCGGGCGTTTCTACGCAGGTTTTAGCCACGGAGTTACAGAAAACAATATCCGATTCTCATGGCGGCACTGATGATGTTGCGGTACTCTCGCCTGGCTCAAAAAGAGGTGGTGTTGAGCCCACGTTGCAACTCTTGACGCTCATGACTGTTTGTATGGCCATAGTCGCCCTCGTCGTAGGTGGAGCTGGCATTATGAATATGATGCTAGTAAGCGTCACCGAGCGTATCCACGAAATTGGGCTCAGGAAAGCAATTGGCGCAACAAACAAACAAATTCTCAGGCAATTTATGACTGAAGCTTTCGCGCTCTGTATAGTCGGCGCGGTGGTTGGAGTTGTTGCTTCGTTGGCGGCCATTGGGCTGCTGCGTATGTATACAAGTCTTTCTCCGGCGATAGTATGGCCCGTTGTGGTGGCTGCGCCGCTCATAGCGCTCGCCACAGGTGTACTTTTTGGAGCCATCCCTGCTATCAAGGCTGCCCGAATGGACCCCATCGAAGCCCTTCGCCACGAATAA